ACCTTGATAGGTAGACATGGATACATAGCCGTTGAAGTATTTGTTATGGAATGATCTTTTATTTTTGGTAACGTTGTACTAGTATTTTTGTTATGGATATTTTTATTTTTGGTAACGttgtactagtactccctccgtcccaaaatacttgtcggagaaatgaataTATCTAGACGcaatttagttttagatacatccattttcattcatttctccgacaagtatttccggacggagggagtatttgttatgGAATGATCTTTGACTCATCAATGAGTACGTGGCTGAATTTGTTGACCACAGCTAATTAACCTCTGTCTCTATGTCATTCAGAGTAGTTAACTCACAACATTAGTGATAATTTGTTACCCAAAATCTTTGGTGAGGCtgttggcggtggcggtggcggccttGCCTCCGGCGTATCGCTTGTTGAACTCCTCCTTGATCCTCTCCAGGAAGGCCAGGGGCACctcgcgccccgccgcctccgtcgccaccaCGCAGTAGGCTGCATATCATATGTATATGCACATGTCATTTTCAGTTCAGGCTTTGGTTTTACTGAATAACTTTGATTCTACTGAACACGACGTGTATGCTTGGCTCTGAATGTTTGGTATGAACTGAACAGATCTGTGAAAAACTAAGTGACAACTTGTATGCGCCCTCATCATTCATGGATATATTGGATATACTACTATCATCTGGAGGCCCTTCAAATCAGTAACAGTCATTTATATTTCTATGAACCAGAACCTGACCTCAGAACTAATTAATCGTACTTGGAGGTTGAAAACTTTGGCTGTTTTGCGAGAACAGAGTTAATTAAAAAAAAACATGGGAGACTGGAGAATAAAGAGGTAAGAAAGATGGATGGCGCACCGTATCCCTGGTGGAGGAGGAAGGTGAAGGTGTGCCCGTCGCAGGTGTAGGTGAAGCGGCTGTCGCCGGCGGGCAGCTTGTGCAGGCACTGCGCCGCGATGTCCCGGAAGTTGCCCGTGTACGCCGTGTGCTCCGCCACCACCAGCGTCCCCCGCGCCACCATCGCGTAGATCATCGCCGTCGCCCGAGGATTAGGACCACCCTCCCCCTGCCGCGCCATCCGTCGATCAACCGGCAACGACCACCACCAGCGCACCACAAGAAGAAGGAGGAgatgaagaggagaaggaagaagaagaagaagaataagtggAGCCTGTCAAACCAAGGGAGGAAACAAGGCAGGCAGACAGCGTTTGGTGGTCTATACTATGTCACCGTTTTGGAACCTGTCAACGGTAAGTACCAAAAGATGACGATGATGCAATGCCAAACGACATCCTGGCCGTCCATTTGACTATGATTTCCGGCGTTGATTACTTAGCTCCTTCCTTGGACGACCAACCTACTTAAACAACTGTACAAAGGAAGACAAGGCTGGTAACACAAAGACATGTTCATTTCTTGTCAACTTGTTTCCAAGAAACATCCATCTCCTGAAAAATACAGCAAAATGGCATGTTTGCAAGCAATCTTGGCTGacttaataataataaaaattgtttttttagaaaaggaggatgacccccggcctctgcatctgggagatgcacgcgtccattttattgattattctcaagGACCTTACAAGTagtacaacaatatgcctgaatgcACCATCTtgacaacatctgtcgctactctaaTTCATATGATGAATGGGTCCAAGCTGGGCCAAATACCCAAACATCTCGCCTAAGCCTAATTGCTACTGACACTATCCTCAGCCTAAGTCCCAAATGGAAATCTTTATTTGATTACATTACAAGCATGTTTCTCCTAAAACACATACATTTCTGCGCCGCGATGTCCTAGAAGTTGCCCGTGTACGCCGCATGCTCCGCCGCCACCAGCGTCCCCCACGCCACCATTGCGTAGATCATTGTCATCACCGCAGGAAGCAGGATTAGGATCCGTGCCCTCCTGCTGCGCCATCGATGGATGGAGCTTGTCAAGAAGGCGACGACGACTACGAATAAGGAAggtaggagaggaggaagaaacaaaTGATACACTACCATGTCGAACGAAACAAAGGTTCTGGAAACTGTCAACGGTCAGACCACATAAATTCCCGGCCGTCCGTTTGACCAGGATTCACCTGGTTGATTATTACTAACTTCCTTGGACGACCAACCTTGTTTTACCAGTCatcattcttttttttttgcaaggATTTTACCGGTCATCATTAGCTGGTAATAGCACGAAAAGTTGCCATCAATTTGTCTAATCCGATTTTCCACCAAACATCATGTTACGTGGTAATTTCTTGTCAAAAGGCCCGAAGTCACTTTGGACCAGAA
Above is a window of Triticum dicoccoides isolate Atlit2015 ecotype Zavitan chromosome 5B, WEW_v2.0, whole genome shotgun sequence DNA encoding:
- the LOC119304975 gene encoding vesicle-associated membrane protein 721-like, with translation MARQGEGGPNPRATAMIYAMVARGTLVVAEHTAYTGNFRDIAAQCLHKLPAGDSRFTYTCDGHTFTFLLHQGYAYCVVATEAAGREVPLAFLERIKEEFNKRYAGGKAATATANSLTKDFGPRLKEQMQYCMDHPEEVSRLSKVQAQVSEVKGIMMENIDKVIDRGEQIDGLVTRTEQLHDQAMDFRTEGTRIRRRMWYQNMKIKLIVAGIVVAIILIIVLSICHRDHCK